The proteins below are encoded in one region of Anguilla anguilla isolate fAngAng1 chromosome 3, fAngAng1.pri, whole genome shotgun sequence:
- the si:ch211-132p1.2 gene encoding proteinase-activated receptor 4 — MDLPSSPSLLLLLLLPLALLLPGSAPTPTEECSPMSTRLRSFKLVTRCNLSVLADKQMQEVQAPTTVLLVPCLYLLAFLLGLPVNLVALWVLVFRTKKLPSTSLLINLTVNDLLLLAFLPFRVFYHFNRNDWIFGEPLCRLVTALFYGNMYGSVLCLTLVSVDRYVALVHPFGARTLRSHRVSLCMSAAVWAVVLAAMLPLLASRQSYPLDVPRITTCHDALPEEEQEHFFYPYFATLFAVCFLLPLLVILFCYGSVLRTLLAEGKRYAHAVRVTVLVVLVFLVCFLPSNLLLLLHYSDSYLIDDEQDLYVPYMVSLAVSSFNSCLDPFIFYFVSEDFRAKVRKAIFCCGGAGTDSYTTNQISSSNSGQSGKSQSTLLTKFNATTEQDSN; from the exons ATGGATCTCCCCAGCTCCCCttctctgctgctcctgctcctgctccccctgGCCCTTCTGCTCCCTGGCTCTGCACCCACTCCAACGGAGGAGTGCTCTCCAATGTCCACTC GACTGCGGTCTTTCAAACTGGTCACCCGATGTAACCTCTCGGTGCTGGCGGACAAGCAGATGCAGGAGGTGCAGGCCCCTACCACGGTGCTCCTGGTGCCCTGCCTGTACCTGCTGGCCTTCCTCCTCGGCCTCCCCGTCAACCTGGTCGCCCTCTGGGTCCTGGTGTTCCGCACCAAGAAGCTGCCGTCCACCTCCCTGCTGATAAACCTGACGGTCAACGACCTGTTGCTGCTGGCCTTCCTGCCCTTCCGCGTCTTCTACCACTTCAACCGCAACGACTGGATCTTCGGGGAGCCCCTGTGCCGCCTGGTCACCGCCCTCTTCTACGGGAACATGTACGGCTCGGTGCTGTGCCTGACGCTGGTCAGCGTGGACCGCTACGTGGCGCTGGTCCATCCTTTCGGGGCGCGGACGCTGCGCAGCCACCGGGTGTCCCTGTGCATGAGCGCGGCGGTGTGGGCGGTCGTCCTGGCCGCcatgctccccctgctggcctcgCGGCAGTCCTACCCGCTGGACGTGCCGCGCATCACCACCTGCCACGACGCCCTGccggaggaagagcaggagcaCTTCTTCTACCCGTACTTCGCCACGCTCTTCGCTGTCTGcttcctgctccccctgctggtcatcCTGTTCTGCTACGGCTCGGTGCTGCGCACCCTGCTGGCCGAGGGGAAGCGCTACGCCCACGCCGTGCGCGTCACGGTCCTGGTGGTGCTGGTCTTCCTCGTCTGCTTCCTCCCCAgcaacctcctcctcctcctacacTACTCGGACTCCTACCTGATCGACGACGAGCAGGATCTCTACGTGCCCTACATGGTCAGCCTCGCCGTCAGCTCCTTCAAcagctgcttggaccccttcatCTTCTACTTTGTGTCTGAAGACTTCAGGGCCAAAGTCAGGAAGGCCATTTTTTGCTGTGGCGGTGCGGGCACGGATTCCTACACCACCAATCAGATTTCGTCCTCCAATTCGGGGCAGTCTGGAAAGTCCCAAAGTACCCTGCTGACCAAGTTCAATGCTACTACAGAGCAAgactcaaactga